TAGGGCCAGATGATCGCAGGTCAGGCTTTCGGGGTTCGCCTCGACGGAGAACTCCTCAAGATCACCTAGGTCGAAACTCCGGGATATCAGCTCAAAAAGGGTCTCCCACTGGCCGACCGACAGCACAGACGGAGTCCCCCCGCCGACGTAGATAGTCCTGACGGATGGCTTTTCCACTGTGAAAGAACGCCAGAGCTCCGACTCTCTGGACAGAGAGGAGAGATATAACTCGACCTGATCTCCCGAAGGGACGGAGCTGTTGAAGGCACAGTAGGGACATTTAGACCGACAGAAGGGCACGTGAATATAGACAGAGAGGGGCCTGGAAAGCCCCTCCCTGAAGGATACGTCATCTGGAATAGAAACCATTTCAGCTCTTGTCTTCATCCATATCGAGGAAAGACATAAAGGCGTCGGGAGGGATGGAGACCTTACCGATCATCTTCATCTTGTCCTTGCCTTTCTTCTGCTTCTCCAGGAGCTTTCTCTTTCTGGTGATGTCCCCTCCGTAACACTTGGCCAAAACGTCCTTTCTCAGGGCCTTGACGTTTGACCTAACTATGACCTTCTTGCCCACCGATGCCTGAATGGGAACCTCGAACATCTGTCTGGGGATCAGTTCTTTTAGCTTTTTGACCGCGCTGTGACCTCGGTGATAGGCGTCGTCCTGGTGGCATATGAAGGAAAAGGCGTCCACAGGATCGTGGTTTATGAGAACGTCCACCTTGACCAGATCGCTCTCCCTGAATCCCACTGGCTCATAATCCAGCGAGGCGTAGCCCCGAGAGACCGATTGAAGCCTGTCGTAGTAGTCCACTATGAACTCCGCCAGAGGGATATCGTAGACCGCCCTGGCCCTCTCGGGGGTGAGGTAGTCCATGGAGACAAAGACCCCCCTCTTTTCCTGGGAGAGCTGCATTACCTTGCCCACGTAATCGGAAGGAACGTACACCGTCAGCCTTATATAGGGCTCAGACACACTATCGACGTCCCCGACCTCAGGATAGTCGGAAGGACGGTGGGCCTCGATTTCCTTGCCTTTTTTGGTCACTATACGGTAGACCACGTTAGGAGCGGTGGCGACCAACTGGACGTCGAACTCTCTCTGAAGCCTCTCCCTGGTGATATCCATATGGAGAAGCCCTAGGAAACCACAGCGGAACCCAAATCCTAAGGCGGTGGAGTTTTCAGGTTCAAACTCCAAAGATGCGTCGTTGAGCTTTAGCTTCTCAAGGGCGTCCCTGAGCTGAGGGTACTCTTCCCTATCGACAGGATAAAAACCGCAGTAGACGACCGGTTTTACCATCTGGTATCCTGGGAGAGGGTTCTTGGCCGGTCTGTCGTTTAAAGTGAGGGTATCCCCTACCCGAGCCTCGTCGAGAGTCTTTATGCTGGCGGTGATGTATCCCACCTCGCCGACCCCGAGGGACTCCATAGGGGTGAGCTTAGGCTTAAAGGCCCCGACCTCCTCCACGGTATACCGCCTGCCGGTAGCCATAAAGAGGACCGAGTCCCCCGCCTTTATCTCGCCGTCGACGACCCTTATATAGCAGATAATACCTCGGTAGTTATCGTAGACCGAATCGAACACCAGTGCCCTGAGAGGTCCTTCCGCCTCTCCGGTAGGAGGGGGAACCAAGGCCACCAACTGGGCCAATGCCTCGTCTATGCCTATGCCGTTTTTTGCGCTGGCCAAGACGGCGTTTGAAGCGTCCAGACCCACAACGTCCTCTATTTCCTTTCGGATCTCGTCGGGCCTGGCGGAGGGCAGGTCTATCTTGTTAAGCACCGGAACTATCTCCAGGTCCAGATCTATAGCCTTATAGGCGTTGGCTAGCGTCTGAGCCTCCACACCTTGGGCTGCGTCGACCACCAAAAGGGCCCCTTCGCAGGCCGCCAGGGAGCGGGACACCTCGTAGCCGAAGTCCACGTGACCAGGGGTATCGATCAGGTTAAGGACGTACCGTTCGCCGTCGGGGGCGGTGTAATCCATCCTAACGGGAACCGACTTTATGGTGATACCTCTCTCTCTCTCAAGCTCCAGATTGTCCAGAACCTGCTCCTTCATGTTTCTCTTGTCTATAGTCCCAGTGACCTCCAGCATCCTATCGGCGATGGTGGACTTGCCGTGGTCGATGTGGGCTATGATGGAAAAGTTTCTTATTCTCTTAGGGTCCATTAAAGACATACACCTCTCAAACTGAAAGCCTCGCCTTCAAGGCGGGCTAGGAGAAATCGGAAGGGAAAA
The uncultured Dethiosulfovibrio sp. genome window above contains:
- the lepA gene encoding translation elongation factor 4, which gives rise to MDPKRIRNFSIIAHIDHGKSTIADRMLEVTGTIDKRNMKEQVLDNLELERERGITIKSVPVRMDYTAPDGERYVLNLIDTPGHVDFGYEVSRSLAACEGALLVVDAAQGVEAQTLANAYKAIDLDLEIVPVLNKIDLPSARPDEIRKEIEDVVGLDASNAVLASAKNGIGIDEALAQLVALVPPPTGEAEGPLRALVFDSVYDNYRGIICYIRVVDGEIKAGDSVLFMATGRRYTVEEVGAFKPKLTPMESLGVGEVGYITASIKTLDEARVGDTLTLNDRPAKNPLPGYQMVKPVVYCGFYPVDREEYPQLRDALEKLKLNDASLEFEPENSTALGFGFRCGFLGLLHMDITRERLQREFDVQLVATAPNVVYRIVTKKGKEIEAHRPSDYPEVGDVDSVSEPYIRLTVYVPSDYVGKVMQLSQEKRGVFVSMDYLTPERARAVYDIPLAEFIVDYYDRLQSVSRGYASLDYEPVGFRESDLVKVDVLINHDPVDAFSFICHQDDAYHRGHSAVKKLKELIPRQMFEVPIQASVGKKVIVRSNVKALRKDVLAKCYGGDITRKRKLLEKQKKGKDKMKMIGKVSIPPDAFMSFLDMDEDKS